Proteins encoded together in one Drosophila albomicans strain 15112-1751.03 chromosome 2R, ASM965048v2, whole genome shotgun sequence window:
- the LOC127566118 gene encoding uncharacterized protein LOC127566118, giving the protein MEVSNPDTSSSGGPKIACFVNYRSNPEHRHPLRKICRPNKRSSTSTAAVHTPFGAVHAEESMYCESLIAFWGLPYAVALHGGSASTEDDGLPRANPNGYPSQGSNEKRMHGEYPLSDPVPFVEK; this is encoded by the exons ATGGAGGTCAGCAATCCTGACACATCTTCGTCAGGAGGACCTAAAATTGCCTGCTTCGTCAATTATCGTAGCAATCCTGAACATCGTCAT CCCTTGCGTAAAATATGCCGTCCCAACAAGAGGTCCAGCACGTCCACCGCAGCGGTACATACTCCTTTCGGTGCTGTGCATGCAGAGGAGTCCATGTACTGTGAAAGTCTCATCGCATTTTGGGGACTACCATACGCTGTTGCACTTCATGGAGGCTCGGCGAGCACCGAGGACGACGGACTGCCTCGAGCGAACCCTAACGGATATCCGTCACAGGGTTCGAATGAAAAGCGTATGCACGGCGAGTATCCGCTTTCTGACCCCGTACCTTTTGTCGAGAAGTAA
- the LOC117573120 gene encoding uncharacterized protein LOC117573120 produces the protein MTSQILFFIVLCVNCSYTFQVKCEDNTTKTTGGIAVWKFRGVRYTTSEDYLCWKENWKLFLRECDTKTGQWLPEKVVCRQQNKKNQYCPENLMEIYNDDESDYLCLKISPMPHKYDDAFCYGSNAIVPSDLSKSQLSNLLLYLFHRNIKEYWLPFRRDDNTMPVKIRLPGKHWGKVVDDDKMKILDFNSNRNCMSAQYINSHLKKKDAEPNIIMKDCQEMLHSICLFQDNFIAASGCPKGFRALSYRPNECYGVRKTKSPFVENMKISLMEYFQNRNILRRVLKKTIPKIKHDQFFEVDRYLDDSADSYVILMNRNEKVKVENQSSDNLPILYKEIVNLEFNTVQLILKIDIELDMLILIVYNREYIWRIGDHDGIKCFTNADYDLLRETNINLIWENENNTKSIYKVNLVGKDPGEYWCECHTIQNFQLVISSRVVTSKETRGHTFSVKLNMTCMRHSKFDLCSNIMQKNIKRIAKHDHEELRKLSKAISPQLILHNTRIMTIEMLASNYTIYWIHITASLMNSAVDNSEEDSSEERDSLENEQRIRHDTSVRMKVWRLLQKLLLIYNVDRKTLVRSTEYCFPELVNTNSDEIFVWNQALRGQMATLSTLCLQNNGMPLTRKCLGNFTYGAYWEELKEKVLCQCKNEKCQITKTLYSLQNSNITREFPEKTVKELKSIIQKNANKLLPADIHYTANILQSSVKYIQKNLNGNVSEKNNLTDVIKYTAHDIVEIYNYIVNVKKSTIRISATLNSTNKLLEAIETTINTLAVQTSENIANATSDETDVAPMDLEILEYVDIGVTAKVSCNFLYFIINPYVANISGIAIFQNDNFTDIPHILNGAFKHQHFRFLQSSHDIQELVSEPNLEFATYLPEKLLDNLNRILNTVNVTEKIKTSIVIKIYSNDKLFQAQGIHDRRAVIGMVVSISLPGHSTQLPENLPIVFRTQKNEFLKDNISTETDPCRYWNYENWAQDGIWLDLRIQETHQDIVICQVSHLTPFAYLVGFNITNVDDDIEFSSRQVHDQVLDIITVIGCSLSLLGICGIFITAATFQSWRQKPSSKVLLQLSAAIALEMIILCFVSTEEYSLHLIINKIIPSCVTIGAFLHYSVLVQFFWMMVIAYLQFKRYVQVFGRTRPTRFLMKSTLFCWGLPLLPVILVVLLDHNSFGKGGICYPSGYALYFGVILPIAVIIIANFIIFCLIIHNILVSTTNPSIRHTEKTVVIYQIRLSVLLFFLLGFTWFFGFLSTMKAGILFSYLFCLTATLQGFVIFLYFIILDPVTRRMWSQYFYKLCSIENNVIHSTSLKDTTDTS, from the exons atgacCAGTcaaattttattctttatagtCCTATGTGTAAATTGCTCGTACACTTTTCAAGTAAAG TGTGAAGACAACACAACGAAAACAACTGGAGGAATAGCGGTATGGAAATTTCGAGGCGTTCGTTATACAACATCCGAAGATTATCTATGTTGGAAGGAAAATTGGAAACTTTTTTTACGTGAATGCGATACAAAAACCGGTCAATGGCTACCAGAAAAAGTAGTTTGCcggcaacaaaataaaaaaaatcaatattgcCCAGAAAACTTGATGGAAATCTATAATGATGATGAAAGCGACTATCTTTGCCTTAAAATTTCACCAATGCCACATAAATATGATGACGCATTTTGTTATGGATCAAATGCAATTGTACCATCAGATCTTTCAAAATCTCAGTTGTCAAATCTTTTATTGTATCTATTTCATAGAAATATCAAGGAATATTGGTTACCATTCCGACGGGATGATAATACTATGCCAGTCAAGATAAGATTGCCAGGTAAACATTGGGGGAAAGTTGTCGATGAcgataaaatgaaaatcttgGATTTTAACTCTAATCGTAATTGCATGTCAGCACAATATATCAATagtcatttaaaaaaaaaggacgCTGAACCTAATATAATTATGAAAGATTGTCAAGAAATGCTGCACTCGATTTGCCTATTTCAAGACAATTTTATAGCAGCTTCAGGGTGCCCTAAAGGTTTCAGAGCACTTAGCTATCGACCTAATGAATGCTATGGTGTACGCAAAACGAAATCCCCTTTTGTAGAGAATATGAAAATTTCACTAAtggaatattttcaaaatcgTAATATTCTGAGGAGAgtgttaaaaaaaactataccaaaaataaaacatgacCAATTCTTTGAAGTTGATCGGTATTTGGACGATTCTGCCGATAGCTATGTGATTCTTATGAACCGGAATGAAAAAGTGAAAGTTGAAAATCAATCTTCAGATAATTTGCCGATACTATACAAAGAAATAGTTAATCTTGAATTTAACACTGTTCAGTTGATATTGAAAATAGATATTGAACTAgatatgttaattttaatagtttataaCCGCGAATATATTTGGCGAATAGGTGATCATGATGGTATAAAGTGCTTTACAAATGCTGATTATGATCTTCTGCGAGaaacaaatatcaatttgatttgggaaaatgaaaataacacaaagtctatttataaagtaaatCTGGTTGGAAAAGACCCAGGGGAATATTGGTGTGAATGCCACACGattcaaaattttcaattagttaTCAGCTCAAGAGTAGTGACTTCAAAAGAAACCCGCGGCCACACGTTTtctgtaaaattaaatatgacgTGCATGAGACATTCAAAATTTGACTTGTGCAGTAATATCATGCAGAAAAATATCAAACGAATTGCAAAACATGACCACGAAGAACTACGAAAATTAAGTAAAGCAATTTCACCCCAACTTATCTTACACAACACGCGAATAATGACTATAGAAATGCTCGCATCAAACTACACAATTTACTGGATTCATATAACAGCCTCTCTCATGAACTCAGCGGTAGACAACAGTGAAGAAGACAGTAGTGAAGAACGCGATAGCCTAGAAAATGAACAACGCATCAGGCACGATACTTCTGTAAGGATGAAAGTTTGGCGACTATTGCAGAAgttgttattaatttacaatgtCGATCGTAAAACTTTAGTACGCAGTACAGAATATTGTTTCCCAGAATTGGTTAATACGAATAGcgatgaaatatttgtatggaATCAAGCACTCAGAGGACAGATGGCAACATTATCTACGTTATGTCTCCAAAACAATGGAATGCCATTAACGCGTAAGTGTCTAGGCAATTTTACATACGGTGCTTATTGGGAAGAGCTTAAAGAAAAGGTATTGTGCCAAtgtaaaaatgagaaatgccaaataacaaaaacgCTGTACAGCTTGCAGAACTCAAATATAACTAGGGAGTTCCCAGAAAAGACTGTAAAGgaattaaaaagtattatacaaaaaaatgcaaataagttGTTGCCTGCAGATATTCATTATAccgcaaatattttgcagtcaTCAGTAAAATACATTCAGAAGAACTTGAATGGAAACGTTTCAGAAAAGAATAATCTTACCGATGTGATTAAATACACTGCACATGATATTGTAGAGATATACAATTATATAGTAAATGTAAAGAAAAGTACTATAAGGATATCAGCTACGTTAAATTCTACAAACAAATTACTAGAGGCCATTGAAACCACAATTAACACCTTGGCGGTACAAACATCTGAgaatattgcaaatgcaacGTCAGACGAAACTGATGTCGCACCAATGGACCTTGAAATATTGGAATATGTGGATATCGGAGTTACTGCAAAAGTTTCGTGCAACTTtctctattttattataaatccGTATGTAGCAAATATTTCGGGGATTGCCATATTTCAGAATGATAACTTCACAGATATTCCCCATATATTAAATGGAGCGTTTAAGCACCAACATTTTCGATTCTTACAGTCATCTCACGATATTCAAGAACTTGTTTCGGAGCCAAATTTGGAATTTGCTACATATCTACCAGAAAAACTTTTGGATAacttaaatagaattttaaacaCTGTAAATGTTACCGAAAAAATTAAGACAAgcattgttattaaaatttattcaaatgacAAGCTTTTTCAAGCCCAAGGTATCCACGATCGACGAGCTGTAATTGGTATGGTAGTATCAATATCCTTACCTGGTCATAGTACACAGTTACCGGAAAATCTGCCAATAGTCTTTCGTACTCAAAAAAATGAGTTTTTAAAAGATAATATTAGTACTGAGACAGATCCGTGTAGATACTGGAATTACGAAAATTGGGCCCAAGACGGAATTTGGCTAGACCTAAGAATTCAAGAAACTCATCAAGATATTGTAATATGCCAAGTGAGCCATTTAACACCCTTTGCCTATTTAGTAGGGTTTAACATTACTAATGTTGACGATGATATTGAGTTCAGTAGTCGACAGGTTCACGATCAAGTCTTAGATATTATAACGGTGATAGGTTGTTCACTATCACTTCTGGGTATATGTGGAATTTTTATTACGGCTGCAACATTTCAGTCTTGGCGACAAAAACCTTCATCCAAAGTGCTCCTACAACTTTCGGCTGCAATCGCTTTAGAAATGATAATCCTTTGCTTTGTCAGCACAGAGGAATATTCTCTAcacttaattataaataagatTATACCAAGTTGCGTGACTATTGGAGCTTTTCTGCACTATTCTGTTTTGGTACAGTTTTTCTGGATGATGGTAATTGCATACCTACAATTTAAAAGGTATGTTCAAGTATTTGGCCGTACTCGACCAACAAGATTCTTAATGAAATCAACCCTATTTTGCTGGGGTTTGCCCCTTTTACCAGTCATTCTTGTCGTTCTGCTGGATCACAATTCTTTTGGTAAAGGCGGTATTTGTTATCCTTCAGGGTATGCACTTTACTTCGGCGTAATTTTACCTATAGCTGTGATTATCATAGCaaactttataatattttgtctTATTATACACAATATATTAGTGAGTACCACCAATCCATCCATTCGACACACTGAAAAAACTGTTGTAATATACCAGATCCGATTATcggttttattatttttcttattggGATTCACATggttttttgggtttttgtcAACAATGAAAGcgggtattttattttcatatttattttgtctcACTGCCACATTGCAAGggtttgttatatttttatattttattatcttgGATCCAGTTACGCGTAGAATGTGGAGCCAATACTTTTATAAACTTTGTTCAATTGAAAACAACGTAATTCACAGTACGAGTCTTAAGGATACCACTGATACATCTTAA